TCATATGAAAGGGAAGCTGATTGGATGATGATGTGTGGACAGCAGactgcagctgagccagccaATGCGTGCCCTTCTTCTGTTAAGTTTTGGTTATGTCCAGCGGAAGTTAAAAGTATAAAAAGGGGGTGACTTCCACAATAAAGTGATTTCTTTTGGATACAAAAGGGGGTCTGTGTCTTTGTTCCCCATTGCTACACCCTTCAAAGGGAGATATGTCCTAaagaggctgggagagggaccatggctgggacagctgTCCTGAACTGCCTGGAGGATACTATGTACCACAGAAAATCCTGCCCAATATAGAAAATGTGGGAAGCTGGCTGAGGGGGGCCAGTGACAGGGTGACAAGAGCCAGCCAGGATGTCCTACACAGAGGGTTGGTGGCTTTAGAGGTAAGAAATTTCCCTGTGGCAAATGAAAAATCCCTATGGCAGCACTTGGGGCATTTCAACATCCCCAACAGAACCATCCCAGTGTTCGATCTCATCCATTCTCAGACAAGGAAAGGTCTCCCTGCTTGGGGCAGGTCCCTCTTTCCCTGTCCTCTGGCAGCAAAGCCAAGTGGGAAGCTCACCATGTGCCCAGCACCGCAATTCCTACTTCTGGTGACTCTGTggtgcctgtcctgctgcttggTGCTCTGAGGACTCTTACCAATGTGGTTTTCCCCACAGATGCCCAGCGCCTGGAGCAATGTCCCCATAGCCATCCTCTTGGTcaccattcccagcccagcctggccccataTGGGGTGGGTACAGGGCTGCCCTTAGGCATCACCCCACTTCCACTGTGACTATGACCCCCAAAAGACAGATGAGTTGCAAAACAAGTCTTTAATGACTTAACGGGAATGAGGAGTGTaggagagagctgcagctgggggtcTGGATGTAGGTCACCGGCTCAGGGTGGCttctggcctggctgctgcatcACCGTCGTCGTCTTTTTCTTGCTGGCTGGGCCATGGTCCTGCGGGAAGGTCTCTTAGCTCGTGCAGGTGCTGGCTGGCATAGAGTTCTCGGCCTGGCTGCTGCTAGCTCTCTTGTTTTGGGGCGTACACGGATAGTGATGATGCCTGGTGGCTGCGTCTGCAGTGCCTCCTCCTCCATCTCAGCCGTATGGGGAGAGTGAGGCCGGGAGGCAGTGGGTGAGCTTGTAGAGGGGTTCAGGTTGAGGATGGCAGGCATGGCATCCTGGCTGTTCCTTTGCTGTGCCTCCACCACCGGCTTCTTGGGATAGTCATCTTCCAGCAGGCATTCGCAGAATTCAAGGAACTCATCAAGGTCCTCAGCCATCAGACTGGGGACATTGGCAGCCAAGATGGTGTCctcattttcctcttgctgTGCCAACTCCACTTGCTTGTCAAGGCAGCCACTGTCCTCCAGGTACTCAGATAGTTCTTCCAGTAGAGCATCCAAGGTGGAGCTGTTGGGGCTGTCAAGGGTGGTGTCCTCACTCACTGTGGTGTCAGGCCAGGCAAATAGAGGGGTGTTGgtgctgtcccctgcctgcTCAGGAGTGGCCTCTGTGGTGGCAGCTGGTCCCTCCCCAGGCAGATCTGTGGTCACCACTTCTGAAAATGGAACCCCAAGAGACTGAAGTTTTCCACAGCTTGCCTGCCCGTGCATGGGCTTTGCCACTCCCCAAAACTTACCTTCAGGTTCCATTGTAATTGTGTCAGCTAGTAGAGCCAGGGCAGGTTGATGGTGGATGTGGAACACGCTAGAGCCTACGGGGTAAAGGGCCTCTTCCTGGACCACAGCTCTTGGCTGGTGAGGCAGCAATGTCCCCATCACCACCTGCTGTACCCAACCATAGGCAGGGGGACAGAGAGCAGCCCCGAGGGGCATCTGCACCAGCTGAGGAAGATGCACCACCTGCCCCAGGGTCCCTGGGACCCCCCGCCTGGTGGTGACTGGGACCAGCTGGTGGGAGCCAGTAGGGAGCTGGACAGGCCCAGAGGACAGTGGCAGCCTAGGGACAgaaggcagctcccaggcagctcccagggcagggaagctCACGCCAGGCACCTTCACCACTGTCACCTGGAGAGGGAACCTCTCTGTTGGGGGAAGCAGAGAGGGGTGATGGGGTGAGATACTGGCAGGCAGAGCAAGCTAGGGATACCTGGAGGGCAGGAGCCTCAGGAAGAGCAGGACTATGCTGCTGTACCTGCCATGGTGATTGGGCAGTCTGGGGGTTGCTTGGGACAAACACCACTTGGGAGGGTTCTGTCGCCAAGGCTACCGTTGGGGCAAACAGTGTTCTGGGCGTTCCATTGCCATAGTTGTTGCTCCCATCAATACCTGCTCCAGCCAGTATGGGGATGGAATGACTCTATGGGgttgctgcctgcaggagggcTATAATCTTCTCGGTGGTGAGCACAGGGGCTAGCCTGGTCTTGCTCTCTGTTTCCCATCATGCTTCACATGTCAGTTTTTAAGCGAATCATCTGTGTTGGcttgcaatgcaggatgtaaCCAAAAGCATgcattctatcaccatctgttgaagccaggtAGGGCAGTGACCTTTATATCCGTGGGGGGATGGGGGATAttttctgttaatgggccatctgttaaaaccaggtgggggagtactttatcttttccacaacccatccttcctccagggaggcaccttctgttaatgggccattgagtcccactgcatgactgataaaattacatcatcccattgggagatgccCCATTCAGGATGGGGAGACAAGCATTTCCTAgctagataaaatctgagatttggggCATCAGAGCACCCTTCTTCcactggattcccagaggaaaaccagactcCTCTAACATCATCACTGAACCTTCGGAGGAAAACTACACACTTCTACAGGGCCACTGCTTTAACTGAACtacatctgtcactccaggaggactgcagccaccatttaatgggactgctaccaccaccctaactgatgaggtgtcaggttgtattctgactgtcagtggtctttttttttgtattactgtattgttttaattttcccagtaaagaactgttataactattcccatatctttgcctgagagctccttaattttaaaaattgaaataatttggagggagggagttcacattttccatttcaagggaggctcctgccttccttagcagacacctgtctttcaaaccaggacatcaCCTTAACACTTCTCTCTGTTCATCTTCTCAACAGACACTTGTAATTCTCATCTATTTACAACAGGACAGTTGTTGCAGCGTGAGCAGATGGTCCTGAATCATCCCCATGAGGAGAGCACTCTAGCAAGCACACAACAAACACCCCACTCACACGCAGCAGCTGGTTATCTAAAATGGCGGAGGCAGACGGGTTTCCAGTGGTAGTTTATTTCACCTACACACTGAAAGCGTCCACGgacaaaagagaagaagaggTAGAGGGTCCCGACTATATACTGGTACAAGGGAGTGGAGCCAACAGCAACAACCAATCACCTGAAGGTGTGGGCGGGAATACAGTGACCAGTAGGGAAACACAGAGGTAAACAGACAGGGGTACAGATCAATGAGGGTACAAAGAACAAAGAAACTGACAGAATCTTCACCGTATATGGTTAACAGGGGCTAACAGCCAACAGGCCACCAGTGGGAGTGGCACTGGTGTTGACTGACAGCATGTCACAGGAGTCCATGGGAGAGGTTAAAGTCTAGGGGACATTCTttcaggcacagccccaggaagTCTCCCAGCAGGCCCACAGGCCTCCAAAGACAATTACATTAATGACTAATATAATTCAAATTCTTAGCTTAAAGGGTTACTTAAGCAGCTCTCGAACTGGCTGGTGGAAACTTGACTACTTTTTGGACGCCTTGGGGGCCTCTCTGGTTACGTTTTGGTCTTTGTTAAAAGTCAATCTTCTCTCACCTGTTCTTTCACTGGATTTCTTATTCTaaagaggagaagcagcagacgTCAGGCAATCTTGTCAGCCTGGCCAGAACCGTAATGCTGGCTTATGAAGTATTGCAGGTAGGTGTCCACTGGCTATTAAATCTGGAAGAGACACTGCAGTTATCCTATTTGACCTtacatggaaaataaagctATTAGCACAAAAAAAACTAAAGTACAATTAGTTTTTCTCTAATAAGCAGGTAGATTTATCTAGACTTATTTCTTGCAGCAGCAAAGCTCACTAGCTTACACACACCCCCTCAATCTTTGGTTCTCAGGATCTCCAGTATGTTCTAGGCTTGTCTGTGCTTGAAAGATTTGGATGTCTGCCCCTCTAGGCTGTGGGGGTGTGCCAGTGATATGGACTTCTCCCAAGACAAGAGAAAATGCTGCCGTTTTATGCTGGCAAGTGAAAGGCACAAGCAGCAATTGTCATTGATGTGAGACACTGCTGCATTTACACTGTGGGCTGCACTTAAGGGTTGAAGAGGATGACTTTGTGAGAAAGGTGACAAACGGGACTGGCAGCTACTGAAAAAGGCAAAAGGGGTCTCCTTTTTGGTCAAGGTAGAGTGAATATCTTCAGCAGTTACCCTCTCAAtagcacagggacagtgactaGAGGAAGACAACACCACATCAGGATTTGCCATCAGCATCTCCCAAAACTTTATGGCTTTAGCAAAAGCTTTTTGGCCACAGCTGCTTGTTCTTCTTGTACCCAGTTGGGTCCTCAGCTGAGCTAGACTGTCCAGTCCTTGGGATCATGGGAAAGGACAGTTCTAAAGAAAAGAGACAAAGGGATACCTCTTTGAGGCCCTTCTTTCTAGGGCAGGCAGCCTTTTGTTGCTTTAACAGttataaaagggaaaaacagaggCAAATTCTTCTTTCTACGAGAACGGAGTGGCTCttcagagacacacacagaaacacccaGAAACACACACGTCTGTTCTTCCCAAGTGGGACAGCAGCCGGATGAACAGAGCTGTGTATCTAGAGCCATGTTTCTGGAGTCATGTCTCTGGGCATGCCTAATTTGTGTGTGTACTCAGGGACATGTGCAGAGCtagtgcacacacacaggcacctGCTTACCTGCAGAGAGCCATGCTACTTGCCAGTAGCACACACttgtatacacacacacacacacacacacacacacacacacacatggccATGCtcacctctgcagagcctgtgcaCACTCAtaagcacagagctgtgcacaaaCCCATTCACACTTGAGAGCGTGCAATTCAGTACACATGCACACAGTTCTGTACACTGACACATGTGCACCTCAGCACCTATGCACGCACACAGAGCCATGCACACTGGCACAAATGTGTGCAGCACTCCCTAGAGCTCTCCTGGCCCCAAATTCTTCGTGGGTCTCACCCTGTGGGATTACGACACAGgtggggatgggacaggagaaGGGAGTATGGATGGGGCATTGTGGCACAGTCTTCTTcacttttttgtctttcctcaTACTACTTCATCAGTTAATTATGTCTGCAGTTAGTTAAAACATGCTACTATAAGTACAAACAAGAAAGGCCAGGCCAGTCTTGACATGAAATGAATCACATCTTAGCCTCACAGACTTGCGCTCCAGCAAGGTCCTGGAAAGAGAATAGTAGCAACCTGTGTGCTTTTGAGGTGGGAACAGACAGTGCTGTCTTAAAGGAAAGGTCAAAGAGAGACCATGCTGGATTCTTGCCTCCTGCCTCTTACTCCATAAGggcaagagggaaaaaaactgtTGTGTTTTGTCAAGGAGCACCTCTTAGCCCTTAATTGAGGTGGGGGGTGTACCTGTGGTCTCCATTTTTGTGGGGGGCATCTCACAGTCTCTTGGGGATCAGGCACACATGATAAGGAAACGCTAGGCTTTTCTGAAGGGATGACAGTGACTTTGAAACAGAGTTAACAAAAGTCCCCCTAacagtgagaagaaaaagaaaggaaaaaaggaattttgcttTCCTCTAAGAGAGCAAAGACAAACAACTTGGCGAGGTTTGGAGAACTAGTGAGAGATTAAGGCTCTCTGCCGTGGTCTTATCGCGTACTACTTTCGCCAGACcactccctccccacccctctcTTCCTACACACAGCAGTGCCTTCAACGCTGTCCCTCACTGCCTCTCCCACCGCTGCTGCTATTGCACCGCGGTGGCTCCGACAAGGGCGAGCTCCGCCCTAGCAGCTTGCTCTGGGAGCAAGGGGGCTCACAGACAGCCCCCCGCATGGGGACCCCAGGGGCGAGGCCCATTCCTCACCTTACTCTCGCCCTCCCTCTCTCTCGCCCCATCTGCCGAGGGCGCGGCTGCTGCCCTACACTCGGGACTGTGCgggactgggagctgccctgcatgCTGCCCTACACTCGGGACTGTGCgggactgggagctgccctgcatgCTGCCCTGTACTCGGGACTGTGCgggactgggagctgccctgcatgCTGCCCTACACTCGGGACTGTGCgggactgggagctgccctgcatgCTGCCCTACACTGGGGACTGTGCCggactgggagctgccctgcatgCTGCCCTACACTGGGGACTGTGCgggactgggagctgccctgcatgCTGCCCTACACTCGGGACTGTGCgggactgggagctgccctgcatgCTGCCCTACACTCGGGACTGTGCgggactgggagctgccctgcatgCTGCCCTACACTGGGGACTGTGCgggactgggagctgccctgcatgCTGCCCTACACTGGGGACTGTGCgggactgggagctgccctgcatgCTGCCCTGTACTCGGGACTGTGCgggactgggagctgccctgcatgCTGCCCTACACTGGGGACTGTGCgggactgggagctgccctgcatgCTGCCCTGTACTCGGGACTGTGCgggactgggagctgccctgcatgCTGCCCTACACTCGGGACTGTGCCggactgggagctgccctgcatgCTGCCCTGTACTCGGGACTGTGCCggactgggagctgccctgcatgCTGCCCTACACTCGGGACTGTGCCggactgggagctgccctgcatgCTGCCCTGTACTCGGGACTGTGCCGGAatgggagctgccctgcatgCTGCCCTACACTGGGGACTGTGCgggactgggagctgccctgcatgCTGCCCTACACTGGGGACTGTGCCGGACTGGGAGCTGGCCTGCATGCTGCCCTACACTCGGGACTGTGCCGGAatgggagctgccctgcatgCTGCCCTGTACTCGGGACTGTGCCggactgggagctgccctgcatgCTGCCCTACACTCGGGACTGTGCCggactgggagctgccctgcatgCTGCCCTGTACTCGGGACTGTGCCGGAatgggagctgccctgcatgCTGCCCTACACTGGGGACTGTGCgggactgggagctgccctgcatgCTGCCCTACACTGGGGACTGTGCCGGACTGGGAGCTGGCCTGCATGCTGCCCTACACTCGGGACTGTGCCGGAatgggagctgccctgcatgCTGCCCTGTACTCGGGACTGTGCCggactgggagctgccctgcatgCTGCCCTGTACTCGGGACTGTGCCggactgggagctgccctgcatgCTGCCCTACACTCGGGACTGTGCCGGACTGGGAGCTCCCCACCTCTGCGCTGCACCCGCACACATAGGACTGCCGTGCTGCCACCCCACACTCGGGACCACGGCAGGCTGGGAGCCATCGCTGGACTCTGGACTTCGGCAGGCTGGGAGGCGCCCATGCACATAGCTCTGCATTGGGGACTGCAGTGGGCCAGGAGCCTCCTTTGGACTTGGGACTTTACCAGGCTGGGAGTCGCCCCTGGACGCCGCCCTGCTTGTGGTCTGGGAAACACCTGCACAATTGGGCTGGTCCCTGAGAACTGGCAGCACCAGTCTTTACAGCGCCCAGCGTTTCCGGTCATCGCCGCCCATATTGTGCCCCTGTGGTCCCCGCCAGTCCCACCTCAGGCGGCTCTGCGCGCTCGGAAGCCCCGCGTCCATAGCCCGGCCCCCGCTGATTGGCAGTTCTTGGTTTGAAAACGTGGCTCAActgggccagccctgctgggcgCTACCGCCCGCAGCGCCCCTCAGCCACCATTGGCAGCCCAGCGCAGGGTCGGCAGAGCTGGAAGTTTGGCAGCGCTTCGCGCAGCTGTGTCCAGCGCTCCCCaaggcgccgccgccgcccttCCCTCAACTGAGTTGGCAGTACTGGAACCTTATCGCTCTGAGCGCGCCTAGAAGCGTATCACGCTAAGTGCCGGTGCGGGCCACCACTGCACTCGGACTCGCTCCCGCCTGCGGCCTGGGgacacctgcagcacagagcaggccCCTGCTGGCGGCAGCACCGTGCACAGTCATGCTCGGCGCATCA
The DNA window shown above is from Oenanthe melanoleuca isolate GR-GAL-2019-014 chromosome 6, OMel1.0, whole genome shotgun sequence and carries:
- the LOC130255013 gene encoding uncharacterized protein LOC130255013 isoform X2, with translation MAERFPLQVTVVKVPGVSFPALGAAWELPSVPRLPLSSGPVQLPTGSHQLVPVTTRRGVPGTLGQVVHLPQLVQMPLGAALCPPAYGWVQQVVMGTLLPHQPRAVVQEEALYPVGSSVFHIHHQPALALLADTITMEPEVVTTDLPGEGPAATTEATPEQAGDSTNTPLFAWPDTTVSEDTTLDSPNSSTLDALLEELSEYLEDSGCLDKQVELAQQEENEDTILAANVPSLMAEDLDEFLEFCECLLEDDYPKKPVVEAQQRNSQDAMPAILNLNPSTSSPTASRPHSPHTAEMEEEALQTQPPGIITIRVRPKTRELAAARPRTLCQPAPARAKRPSRRTMAQPARKRRRR
- the LOC130255013 gene encoding uncharacterized protein LOC130255013 isoform X1, producing MAERFPLQVTVVKVPGVSFPALGAAWELPSVPRLPLSSGPVQLPTGSHQLVPVTTRRGVPGTLGQVVHLPQLVQMPLGAALCPPAYGWVQQVVMGTLLPHQPRAVVQEEALYPVGSSVFHIHHQPALALLADTITMEPEEVVTTDLPGEGPAATTEATPEQAGDSTNTPLFAWPDTTVSEDTTLDSPNSSTLDALLEELSEYLEDSGCLDKQVELAQQEENEDTILAANVPSLMAEDLDEFLEFCECLLEDDYPKKPVVEAQQRNSQDAMPAILNLNPSTSSPTASRPHSPHTAEMEEEALQTQPPGIITIRVRPKTRELAAARPRTLCQPAPARAKRPSRRTMAQPARKRRRR